The Setaria italica strain Yugu1 chromosome IX, Setaria_italica_v2.0, whole genome shotgun sequence genome has a window encoding:
- the LOC101773926 gene encoding myosin-binding protein 2 isoform X2 produces MAASASAAAGKLAAALHRRTHRVTSALAHAALEWVLIALLLINGLLAYAIDRFADYFGLAPPCLLCSRVDRLFQADGGEAGGARWLRDALCGDHAAEISALGYCLRHRRLAEGREMCEDCLSSTKEKTRDAAEKSARACACCKAVVRTSSRELEGTREEHVEEKITEEVTDDDQGYVLLAQEDHEEEEEEQDEVEKQERQSEVEGQHQQEKDEAMAAVQDESLEVMAQGQGEEIALEDDRLVPVVALDEMTIADDSGLHRDVEEADGMNQVAEDEQDSRDVDIGVVLEEKRMLDSSVATPADVIEDSVVPISPIPCPETVASPSHPDHNSNSQDDEDVPEDAVEVGDSTAEEDHIFVPHVSETVSEDDRTAEVDTNCEVSIGSDICEREQDDHVVPFQDLATHEEQVAPLAGADDQPSPLEILASTEQAGEAEQEEMTTNTGSDYQPNEQNEVEEDKAPETPTNGVAAQLSDRMFLLERKRSLSLSLDGSVASEMEGGEPSTVDQLKSALQAERKALGALYAELEEERSAAAIAASQTMAMINRLQEEKAAMQMEALQYQRMMEEQSEYDQEALQLLNELVTKREREKQELERELELFRQKVQRYEDKERRRMASFKANGGSPSGSGSGTSVSSSGEDSDGHSDDYCELGESPDGGNIQMSSSDAALSSMRDPDSTKHLVALDDSLTYFEMERLSILEELKTLEERLFTLEDDDVTANAAAGHSSGDMDLSADVLHSPEDILTGDKARCRGRTSISRGKSLLPLFDAVGNETCDQMPSARVGEADQADDSATKPASVLAKEQERLAIIEEVDHVYERLQALEADKEFLRHCIKSLKKGDKGMDLLQEILQHLRDLRNVELHVKNAGDAIAANSV; encoded by the exons ggacggcggcgaggccggcggcgcgcggtggctGCGGGACGCCCTCTGCGGCGACCACGCCGCGGAGATCTCCGCGCTCGGGtactgcctccgccaccgccggctcgcCGAGGGCAGGGAGATGTGCGAGGACTGCCTGTCCTCGACGAAGGAGAAGACAAGAGATGCAGCGGAGAAAAGCGCCAGGGCGTGTGCTTGCTGCAAAGCCGTTGTACGGACTTCTTCGCGCGAGCTGGAGGGTACAAGGGAAGAACACGTCGAGGAGAAGATAACTGAGGAAGTGACAGACGACGACCAAGGCTATGTTCTGCTGGCTCAAGAAGatcatgaagaggaagaggaggagcaggacgaGGTCGAGAAGCAAGAGCGGCAGAGCGAGGTGGAAGGACAACATCAACAAGAAAAAGACGAGGCGATGGCTGCTGTTCAGGATGAATCCTTGGAAGTCATGGCTCAGGGTCAGGGCGAAGAGATCGCGCTGGAGGACGACCGATTGGTACCCGTTGTGGCGCTTGATGAGATGACGATCGCCGATGATTCGGGTCTGCATCGCGATGTTGAAGAGGCGGATGGAATGAATCAGGTAGCAGAAGATGAGCAGGATTCGAGGGATGTGGATATCGGAGTGGTTCTGGAGGAGAAGAGGATGTTGGATTCCTCGGTTGCAACGCCGGCCGATGTGATCGAGGACTCTGTCGTGCCCATCAGCCCCATCCCTTGTCCAGAGACCGTAGCAAGCCCATCTCATCCTGATCATAACTCCAACTCCCAAGATGATGAAGATGTTCCTGAAGATGCTGTTGAAGTTGGAGATTCCACAGCTGAAGAAGATCACATCTTTGTGCCTCACG TCTCAGAGACCGTTTCTGAAGATGACAGAACGGCAGAGGTGGACACGAACTGCGAAGTATCAATCGGAAGCGATATATGCGAACGGGAACAAGATGACCATGTCGTTCCATTCCAAGACTTGGCAACGCATGAGGAGCAGGTTGCTCCACTGGCTGGTGCAGATGATCAGCCATCGCCATTGGAGATCCTAGCCTCAACTGAGCAAG CAGGTGAAGCCGAACAGGAGGAGATGACAACGAACACGGGATCAGATTACCAACCAAACGAACAGAACGAGGTGGAAGAAGACAAAGCACCTGAGACACCGACGAATGGCGTCGCCGCACAGCTCTCGGACAGGATGTTTCTGCTCGAGAGGAAACGGTCACTGTCGCTCTCCCTGGACGGGAGCGTCGCAAGCGAGATGGAAGGCGGCGAGCCCTCCACCGTGGACCAGCTGAAGTCGGCGCTGCAGGCGGAGCGGAAGGCGCTGGGCGCGCTGTACGCGGAGCTGGAGGAAGAGCGGAGCGCCGCGGCGATCGCGGCGAGCCAGACGATGGCGATGATCAACAGgctgcaggaggagaaggcggcgatgcagatggaggcgctgcagtacCAGCGGATGATGGAGGAGCAGTCGGAGTACGATCAGGAGGCGCTGCAGCTTCTGAACGAGCTGGTCACCAAGCGGGAGCGGGAGAAGCAGGAGCTGGAGAGGGAGCTCGAGCTGTTCAGGCAGAAGGTGCAGCGCTACGAGGACAAGGAGAGGCGGAGGATGGCGAGCTTCAAGGCCAATGGCGGCAGCCccagtggcagtggcagtggcaccTCCGTGTCGTCCAGCGGCGAGGACAGCGACGGGCACTCCGACGACTACTGCGAGCTAGGCGAGTCTCCGGACGGCGGCAACATTCAGATGAGCTCGTCAGATGCTGCTCTTAGCTCCATGAGGGATCCGGACAGCACGAAGCACCTAGTGGCTCTGGATGATTCCTTGACGTACTTCGAGATGGAGAGGCTCTCCATCTTGGAGGAGCTCAAGACACTGGAGGAGAGGCTCTTCACATTGGAAGACGACGATGTCACCGCCAATGCCGCTGCTGGCCATTCCTCCGGTGATATGGACTTGTCGGCCGATGTGCTTCATTCACCTGAGGACATCCTCACCGGTGACAAGGCAAGATGCAGAGGCAGGACTTCTATCAGTAGAGGGAAGAGTCTTCTGCCTCTATTCGATGCAGTCGGCAATGAGACTTGTGATCAaatgccatctgcaagagtagGAGAGGCAGATCAAGCTGATGATTCGGCGACAAAGCCGGCATCCGTGCTTGCCAAGGAGCAGGAGAGGCTGGCAATCATAGAGGAGGTTGATCATGTGTATGAGCGATTGCAAGCGCTGGAGGCGGACAAGGAATTCCTGAGGCACTGCATCAAATCCCTCAAGAAAGGAGACAAGGGCATGGACCTACTTCAGGAGATCTTGCAGCATCTTCGGGATCTCCGTAATGTGGAACTTCATGTTAAGAATGCTGGTGATGCCATAGCTGCAAATTCAGTGTAG
- the LOC101773926 gene encoding myosin-binding protein 2 isoform X3, whose amino-acid sequence MAASASAAAGKLAAALHRRTHRVTSALAHAALEWVLIALLLINGLLAYAIDRFADYFGLAPPCLLCSRVDRLFQADGGEAGGARWLRDALCGDHAAEISALGYCLRHRRLAEGREMCEDCLSSTKEKTRDAAEKSARACACCKAVVRTSSRELEGTREEHVEEKITEEVTDDDQGYVLLAQEDHEEEEEEQDEVEKQERQSEVEGQHQQEKDEAMAAVQDESLEVMAQGQGEEIALEDDRLVPVVALDEMTIADDSGLHRDVEEADGMNQVAEDEQDSRDVDIGVVLEEKRMLDSSVATPADVIEDSVVPISPIPCPETVASPSHPDHNSNSQDDEDVPEDAVEVGDSTAEEDHIFVPHVSETVSEDDRTAEVDTNCEVSIGSDICEREQDDHVVPFQDLATHEEQVAPLAGADDQPSPLEILASTEQGEAEQEEMTTNTGSDYQPNEQNEVEEDKAPETPTNGVAAQLSDRMFLLERKRSLSLSLDGSVASEMEGGEPSTVDQLKSALQAERKALGALYAELEEERSAAAIAASQTMAMINRLQEEKAAMQMEALQYQRMMEEQSEYDQEALQLLNELVTKREREKQELERELELFRQKVQRYEDKERRRMASFKANGGSPSGSGSGTSVSSSGEDSDGHSDDYCELGESPDGGNIQMSSSDAALSSMRDPDSTKHLVALDDSLTYFEMERLSILEELKTLEERLFTLEDDDVTANAAAGHSSGDMDLSADVLHSPEDILTGDKARCRGRTSISRGKSLLPLFDAVGNETCDQMPSARVGEADQADDSATKPASVLAKEQERLAIIEEVDHVYERLQALEADKEFLRHCIKSLKKGDKGMDLLQEILQHLRDLRNVELHVKNAGDAIAANSV is encoded by the exons ggacggcggcgaggccggcggcgcgcggtggctGCGGGACGCCCTCTGCGGCGACCACGCCGCGGAGATCTCCGCGCTCGGGtactgcctccgccaccgccggctcgcCGAGGGCAGGGAGATGTGCGAGGACTGCCTGTCCTCGACGAAGGAGAAGACAAGAGATGCAGCGGAGAAAAGCGCCAGGGCGTGTGCTTGCTGCAAAGCCGTTGTACGGACTTCTTCGCGCGAGCTGGAGGGTACAAGGGAAGAACACGTCGAGGAGAAGATAACTGAGGAAGTGACAGACGACGACCAAGGCTATGTTCTGCTGGCTCAAGAAGatcatgaagaggaagaggaggagcaggacgaGGTCGAGAAGCAAGAGCGGCAGAGCGAGGTGGAAGGACAACATCAACAAGAAAAAGACGAGGCGATGGCTGCTGTTCAGGATGAATCCTTGGAAGTCATGGCTCAGGGTCAGGGCGAAGAGATCGCGCTGGAGGACGACCGATTGGTACCCGTTGTGGCGCTTGATGAGATGACGATCGCCGATGATTCGGGTCTGCATCGCGATGTTGAAGAGGCGGATGGAATGAATCAGGTAGCAGAAGATGAGCAGGATTCGAGGGATGTGGATATCGGAGTGGTTCTGGAGGAGAAGAGGATGTTGGATTCCTCGGTTGCAACGCCGGCCGATGTGATCGAGGACTCTGTCGTGCCCATCAGCCCCATCCCTTGTCCAGAGACCGTAGCAAGCCCATCTCATCCTGATCATAACTCCAACTCCCAAGATGATGAAGATGTTCCTGAAGATGCTGTTGAAGTTGGAGATTCCACAGCTGAAGAAGATCACATCTTTGTGCCTCACG TCTCAGAGACCGTTTCTGAAGATGACAGAACGGCAGAGGTGGACACGAACTGCGAAGTATCAATCGGAAGCGATATATGCGAACGGGAACAAGATGACCATGTCGTTCCATTCCAAGACTTGGCAACGCATGAGGAGCAGGTTGCTCCACTGGCTGGTGCAGATGATCAGCCATCGCCATTGGAGATCCTAGCCTCAACTGAGCAAG GTGAAGCCGAACAGGAGGAGATGACAACGAACACGGGATCAGATTACCAACCAAACGAACAGAACGAGGTGGAAGAAGACAAAGCACCTGAGACACCGACGAATGGCGTCGCCGCACAGCTCTCGGACAGGATGTTTCTGCTCGAGAGGAAACGGTCACTGTCGCTCTCCCTGGACGGGAGCGTCGCAAGCGAGATGGAAGGCGGCGAGCCCTCCACCGTGGACCAGCTGAAGTCGGCGCTGCAGGCGGAGCGGAAGGCGCTGGGCGCGCTGTACGCGGAGCTGGAGGAAGAGCGGAGCGCCGCGGCGATCGCGGCGAGCCAGACGATGGCGATGATCAACAGgctgcaggaggagaaggcggcgatgcagatggaggcgctgcagtacCAGCGGATGATGGAGGAGCAGTCGGAGTACGATCAGGAGGCGCTGCAGCTTCTGAACGAGCTGGTCACCAAGCGGGAGCGGGAGAAGCAGGAGCTGGAGAGGGAGCTCGAGCTGTTCAGGCAGAAGGTGCAGCGCTACGAGGACAAGGAGAGGCGGAGGATGGCGAGCTTCAAGGCCAATGGCGGCAGCCccagtggcagtggcagtggcaccTCCGTGTCGTCCAGCGGCGAGGACAGCGACGGGCACTCCGACGACTACTGCGAGCTAGGCGAGTCTCCGGACGGCGGCAACATTCAGATGAGCTCGTCAGATGCTGCTCTTAGCTCCATGAGGGATCCGGACAGCACGAAGCACCTAGTGGCTCTGGATGATTCCTTGACGTACTTCGAGATGGAGAGGCTCTCCATCTTGGAGGAGCTCAAGACACTGGAGGAGAGGCTCTTCACATTGGAAGACGACGATGTCACCGCCAATGCCGCTGCTGGCCATTCCTCCGGTGATATGGACTTGTCGGCCGATGTGCTTCATTCACCTGAGGACATCCTCACCGGTGACAAGGCAAGATGCAGAGGCAGGACTTCTATCAGTAGAGGGAAGAGTCTTCTGCCTCTATTCGATGCAGTCGGCAATGAGACTTGTGATCAaatgccatctgcaagagtagGAGAGGCAGATCAAGCTGATGATTCGGCGACAAAGCCGGCATCCGTGCTTGCCAAGGAGCAGGAGAGGCTGGCAATCATAGAGGAGGTTGATCATGTGTATGAGCGATTGCAAGCGCTGGAGGCGGACAAGGAATTCCTGAGGCACTGCATCAAATCCCTCAAGAAAGGAGACAAGGGCATGGACCTACTTCAGGAGATCTTGCAGCATCTTCGGGATCTCCGTAATGTGGAACTTCATGTTAAGAATGCTGGTGATGCCATAGCTGCAAATTCAGTGTAG
- the LOC101773926 gene encoding myosin-binding protein 2 isoform X1, which translates to MAASASAAAGKLAAALHRRTHRVTSALAHAALEWVLIALLLINGLLAYAIDRFADYFGLAPPCLLCSRVDRLFQADGGEAGGARWLRDALCGDHAAEISALGYCLRHRRLAEGREMCEDCLSSTKEKTRDAAEKSARACACCKAVVRTSSRELEGTREEHVEEKITEEVTDDDQGYVLLAQEDHEEEEEEQDEVEKQERQSEVEGQHQQEKDEAMAAVQDESLEVMAQGQGEEIALEDDRLVPVVALDEMTIADDSGLHRDVEEADGMNQVAEDEQDSRDVDIGVVLEEKRMLDSSVATPADVIEDSVVPISPIPCPETVASPSHPDHNSNSQDDEDVPEDAVEVGDSTAEEDHIFVPHVSETVSEDDRTAEVDTNCEVSIGSDICEREQDDHVVPFQDLATHEEQVAPLAGADDQPSPLEILASTEQEAGEAEQEEMTTNTGSDYQPNEQNEVEEDKAPETPTNGVAAQLSDRMFLLERKRSLSLSLDGSVASEMEGGEPSTVDQLKSALQAERKALGALYAELEEERSAAAIAASQTMAMINRLQEEKAAMQMEALQYQRMMEEQSEYDQEALQLLNELVTKREREKQELERELELFRQKVQRYEDKERRRMASFKANGGSPSGSGSGTSVSSSGEDSDGHSDDYCELGESPDGGNIQMSSSDAALSSMRDPDSTKHLVALDDSLTYFEMERLSILEELKTLEERLFTLEDDDVTANAAAGHSSGDMDLSADVLHSPEDILTGDKARCRGRTSISRGKSLLPLFDAVGNETCDQMPSARVGEADQADDSATKPASVLAKEQERLAIIEEVDHVYERLQALEADKEFLRHCIKSLKKGDKGMDLLQEILQHLRDLRNVELHVKNAGDAIAANSV; encoded by the exons ggacggcggcgaggccggcggcgcgcggtggctGCGGGACGCCCTCTGCGGCGACCACGCCGCGGAGATCTCCGCGCTCGGGtactgcctccgccaccgccggctcgcCGAGGGCAGGGAGATGTGCGAGGACTGCCTGTCCTCGACGAAGGAGAAGACAAGAGATGCAGCGGAGAAAAGCGCCAGGGCGTGTGCTTGCTGCAAAGCCGTTGTACGGACTTCTTCGCGCGAGCTGGAGGGTACAAGGGAAGAACACGTCGAGGAGAAGATAACTGAGGAAGTGACAGACGACGACCAAGGCTATGTTCTGCTGGCTCAAGAAGatcatgaagaggaagaggaggagcaggacgaGGTCGAGAAGCAAGAGCGGCAGAGCGAGGTGGAAGGACAACATCAACAAGAAAAAGACGAGGCGATGGCTGCTGTTCAGGATGAATCCTTGGAAGTCATGGCTCAGGGTCAGGGCGAAGAGATCGCGCTGGAGGACGACCGATTGGTACCCGTTGTGGCGCTTGATGAGATGACGATCGCCGATGATTCGGGTCTGCATCGCGATGTTGAAGAGGCGGATGGAATGAATCAGGTAGCAGAAGATGAGCAGGATTCGAGGGATGTGGATATCGGAGTGGTTCTGGAGGAGAAGAGGATGTTGGATTCCTCGGTTGCAACGCCGGCCGATGTGATCGAGGACTCTGTCGTGCCCATCAGCCCCATCCCTTGTCCAGAGACCGTAGCAAGCCCATCTCATCCTGATCATAACTCCAACTCCCAAGATGATGAAGATGTTCCTGAAGATGCTGTTGAAGTTGGAGATTCCACAGCTGAAGAAGATCACATCTTTGTGCCTCACG TCTCAGAGACCGTTTCTGAAGATGACAGAACGGCAGAGGTGGACACGAACTGCGAAGTATCAATCGGAAGCGATATATGCGAACGGGAACAAGATGACCATGTCGTTCCATTCCAAGACTTGGCAACGCATGAGGAGCAGGTTGCTCCACTGGCTGGTGCAGATGATCAGCCATCGCCATTGGAGATCCTAGCCTCAACTGAGCAAG AAGCAGGTGAAGCCGAACAGGAGGAGATGACAACGAACACGGGATCAGATTACCAACCAAACGAACAGAACGAGGTGGAAGAAGACAAAGCACCTGAGACACCGACGAATGGCGTCGCCGCACAGCTCTCGGACAGGATGTTTCTGCTCGAGAGGAAACGGTCACTGTCGCTCTCCCTGGACGGGAGCGTCGCAAGCGAGATGGAAGGCGGCGAGCCCTCCACCGTGGACCAGCTGAAGTCGGCGCTGCAGGCGGAGCGGAAGGCGCTGGGCGCGCTGTACGCGGAGCTGGAGGAAGAGCGGAGCGCCGCGGCGATCGCGGCGAGCCAGACGATGGCGATGATCAACAGgctgcaggaggagaaggcggcgatgcagatggaggcgctgcagtacCAGCGGATGATGGAGGAGCAGTCGGAGTACGATCAGGAGGCGCTGCAGCTTCTGAACGAGCTGGTCACCAAGCGGGAGCGGGAGAAGCAGGAGCTGGAGAGGGAGCTCGAGCTGTTCAGGCAGAAGGTGCAGCGCTACGAGGACAAGGAGAGGCGGAGGATGGCGAGCTTCAAGGCCAATGGCGGCAGCCccagtggcagtggcagtggcaccTCCGTGTCGTCCAGCGGCGAGGACAGCGACGGGCACTCCGACGACTACTGCGAGCTAGGCGAGTCTCCGGACGGCGGCAACATTCAGATGAGCTCGTCAGATGCTGCTCTTAGCTCCATGAGGGATCCGGACAGCACGAAGCACCTAGTGGCTCTGGATGATTCCTTGACGTACTTCGAGATGGAGAGGCTCTCCATCTTGGAGGAGCTCAAGACACTGGAGGAGAGGCTCTTCACATTGGAAGACGACGATGTCACCGCCAATGCCGCTGCTGGCCATTCCTCCGGTGATATGGACTTGTCGGCCGATGTGCTTCATTCACCTGAGGACATCCTCACCGGTGACAAGGCAAGATGCAGAGGCAGGACTTCTATCAGTAGAGGGAAGAGTCTTCTGCCTCTATTCGATGCAGTCGGCAATGAGACTTGTGATCAaatgccatctgcaagagtagGAGAGGCAGATCAAGCTGATGATTCGGCGACAAAGCCGGCATCCGTGCTTGCCAAGGAGCAGGAGAGGCTGGCAATCATAGAGGAGGTTGATCATGTGTATGAGCGATTGCAAGCGCTGGAGGCGGACAAGGAATTCCTGAGGCACTGCATCAAATCCCTCAAGAAAGGAGACAAGGGCATGGACCTACTTCAGGAGATCTTGCAGCATCTTCGGGATCTCCGTAATGTGGAACTTCATGTTAAGAATGCTGGTGATGCCATAGCTGCAAATTCAGTGTAG